The genomic segment TTACGATTTCAAAGAATTCCAAGCCGCTGATTTGATTAAGCTTGATGTGCTGGTTAATGGCGAACGTGTGGATGCTCTGAGCCTGATTATTCACCGCAGCAGCAGCCAGTACCGTGGCCGTGAGCTGGTGGCGAAAATGCGCGAGCTGATTCCGCGTCAGATGTACGATGTGGCCGTGCAAGCAGCCATTGGTAGCCAGATTGTCGCGCGTGAAACAGTTAAAGCAACGCGTAAAGATGTTTTGGCAAAATGTTATGGTGGTGACGTTTCGCGTAAGCGTAAACTGCTGGACAAGCAAAAAGCGGGTAAGAAACGCATGAAGCAAGTCGGTAACGTTGAAATCCCACAAGAAGCTTTCCTTGCGATCTTGCAAGTGAGCGATAAGTAACACGATAAAAAGGAAAACGGATGAACTGGTTGTTTCTCGGGATTGTTTTCGTCATTTTAGGGCCGGTCCTGGTGGGTATTGGCGCCAAACATGAGCGTAAAGGCAGTGAGCCGCCTTCTTTAGTGCAATACGGCTATCTTTGTGTGGTCATGGGGCTGTTTATTGTGTTGGTGCAATATTGCTCGATTTCTGCGGCGATGCTGATCTTTGTACTGGTGACGGGAGTGATCTGGGGGCTGGACCGGTTTGTCTGGGGGAAGAAGCGCGGTGAAAAACCGGTTGCAGACTGGGTTGAGTATGGTCGAGGTTTCTTCCCGGTATTGCTTGCGGTATTTGTATTGCGCTCTTTTCTGGTTGAGCCATTTCAAATTCCATCCAGCTCAATGCGCCCGGGTTTAGTGGTGGGCGATTTTATTCTGGTGAATAAATTCGCTTATGGCCTGCGTACTCCCGTGATTAATAATGTGATGATTCCGGTGGGTAAGCCAGAGCATGGCGATGTGATGGTATTTAATTATCCGGAAAATCCTTCGCTTAATTATATTAAGCGTGTCATCGGTTTACCGGGCGATACCGTTGAGTATCGGAATAAAAAATTAACCATTAATGGCAAGGCGGTACCAACTGCCGATTTGCCCGATCATGAGTATGTTGAGCAGGGCACTTACCTGATTAATAATAAACAGTTTAATGAAAAACTGGGTACGCATGATTATTCAACCTTAGCAATGGCTGATGTGCCATCGGTTAATTTGGGCGAAGTGCGCGATTTTCCATACAGAGAAAATTGTCGCTATGATGAAGAAGGTTTCAGCTGCAAAGTACCTGAAGGTCATTTCTTTATGATGGGCGATAATCGCGATCACAGTGCCGATGGCCGTTATTGGGGTTTTGTTCCTGATAAATACGTGGTGGGTAAAGCTTTTCTTATTTGGCTTAATTTTAAAGATCTGGGGCGCGTTGGCACCTCGATTCGCTAAAGGAATAAATCATGCTTAATCGCCAGCGTGGTGTGTCTTTCGGTTCTTTTTTAATGCTCGCTATTGTGGGCTCCGTGATTGCAATTACAGCATTAAAAGTTGTTCCGACTTATATGGAATTCTTTACTGTAAAAAAAGCCATTGAGCGTACGGTAAGAGAATATGGTGCACAGCAACCCGCAGCAATTCGCGAGGGTTTTATGCGCCAGGCTTCGGTTGATAATATTCGGGATATCAGTGCTGCTGAATTA from the Iodobacter fluviatilis genome contains:
- the lepB gene encoding signal peptidase I; translation: MNWLFLGIVFVILGPVLVGIGAKHERKGSEPPSLVQYGYLCVVMGLFIVLVQYCSISAAMLIFVLVTGVIWGLDRFVWGKKRGEKPVADWVEYGRGFFPVLLAVFVLRSFLVEPFQIPSSSMRPGLVVGDFILVNKFAYGLRTPVINNVMIPVGKPEHGDVMVFNYPENPSLNYIKRVIGLPGDTVEYRNKKLTINGKAVPTADLPDHEYVEQGTYLINNKQFNEKLGTHDYSTLAMADVPSVNLGEVRDFPYRENCRYDEEGFSCKVPEGHFFMMGDNRDHSADGRYWGFVPDKYVVGKAFLIWLNFKDLGRVGTSIR
- a CDS encoding DUF4845 domain-containing protein — translated: MLNRQRGVSFGSFLMLAIVGSVIAITALKVVPTYMEFFTVKKAIERTVREYGAQQPAAIREGFMRQASVDNIRDISAAELKVTQAGSDTTVSLSYERVVPIVGNMSLLFAFDIQKSNTQQAAGN